A single window of Desulfonatronovibrio hydrogenovorans DSM 9292 DNA harbors:
- the murG gene encoding undecaprenyldiphospho-muramoylpentapeptide beta-N-acetylglucosaminyltransferase has translation MLKRVLVATGGTGGHIFPALAVAQKILEMHPDCRVVFAGGEYGPEREIVTKAGITFKSFPARGVLGRGFKSLGSLFWMSKSLVLSLFFLRSFKPEVVIGFGGYAGFMPVLAARWLKIPTAIHEQNSLPGVTNRILGKKADRVLLSFPDENSFFPALKVVETGNPVRREIVQGVKGNSSILGRVRRLLVVGGSQGAKAINDAVLASIKELKAMDVEIWHQTGQVDFERVSQVYQKEYPQARVEPFIADMAEAYSFATLVLCRAGASTLAELCVTGRPSILIPFPYATHNHQMTNARHLEQQGAALVLAQSYLHEVNLARVVGDLLAMPDKLRRMSRAALEAGRPDAALKIVQELEKIRKKSSK, from the coding sequence ATGTTGAAGAGGGTTCTTGTTGCCACAGGCGGCACTGGAGGCCATATTTTCCCGGCTCTGGCCGTGGCTCAGAAGATCCTGGAGATGCATCCGGACTGCCGGGTCGTATTTGCAGGCGGCGAGTACGGTCCGGAAAGGGAAATTGTGACCAAGGCAGGGATCACATTCAAGTCATTTCCGGCCCGGGGGGTTCTGGGAAGAGGGTTTAAGTCTCTGGGGTCATTATTCTGGATGAGCAAGAGTCTTGTGCTTTCGCTGTTTTTTTTGCGCTCGTTCAAACCGGAAGTGGTGATCGGATTCGGGGGATATGCCGGATTCATGCCTGTCCTGGCTGCCAGATGGCTGAAGATACCAACGGCTATTCACGAACAGAACAGTCTGCCAGGGGTAACCAACAGGATACTTGGCAAAAAGGCGGACAGGGTGCTGCTCAGTTTTCCTGATGAAAACAGTTTTTTTCCGGCTCTAAAGGTTGTTGAAACCGGAAACCCTGTGCGCAGGGAGATTGTCCAGGGGGTAAAGGGCAATTCATCGATTCTGGGCCGGGTCAGACGGCTGCTGGTTGTTGGAGGAAGCCAGGGTGCAAAGGCCATAAACGATGCCGTACTGGCCAGTATCAAGGAACTCAAAGCCATGGACGTGGAGATATGGCATCAGACAGGACAGGTTGATTTTGAAAGGGTCAGTCAAGTTTATCAAAAAGAATATCCCCAGGCCAGGGTTGAACCTTTTATTGCGGACATGGCTGAAGCGTACAGTTTTGCAACCCTGGTCCTGTGCAGGGCCGGAGCCTCCACCCTGGCTGAACTGTGTGTGACCGGCAGACCGTCGATATTGATTCCTTTTCCCTATGCCACCCACAATCACCAGATGACCAATGCCAGGCATCTGGAACAGCAGGGGGCGGCTCTGGTCCTGGCTCAAAGCTATCTGCACGAGGTTAATCTGGCCAGGGTTGTCGGGGACCTCCTGGCAATGCCGGACAAGCTGAGAAGAATGAGCCGGGCCGCTCTTGAGGCCGGCAGGCCGGATGCGGCCCTGAAAATAGTTCAGGAATTGGAAAAAATAAGAAAAAAATCAAGTAAGTAG
- the murC gene encoding UDP-N-acetylmuramate--L-alanine ligase, which produces MKGKINRIHMVGIGGSGMSGIAEVLLNLGYEVSGSDLSTGSGVTRLKNLGATVFSGHQADNLKDAQVLVKSTAVGEDNPEVMAAREKNIPVIPRAEMLAELMRLKTGIAVAGTHGKTTTTSFLGTIFKEAGVDPTVIIGGRLNSYGSNALPGTGEYFIAEADESDGSFLCLKPIMNVVTNVDADHLDFYRDLDQIKDSFVTFMNSVPFYGMNVVCGDDPGAESLLPAVNRPVMTYGLTEGNNIRAEIINTVSGSEFNVFVEERFWSKVKLSHPGKHNILNSLAAIGISIHCGLDKEDIVSGLASFGGVGRRFEIKGVRDQIMVVDDYGHHPTEIRATIETARQCYPDRRLVVLFQPHRFSRTRALFGDFCKVLAEADVLLLTEIYPASEAPIPGVNSQSLAQGIKQISRTRVSFFEDLDEAGAGLKDVLRPGDLFITMGAGTVWKVGESFLGKR; this is translated from the coding sequence ATGAAAGGAAAGATAAACAGAATTCACATGGTCGGCATCGGCGGCTCAGGCATGAGCGGCATAGCCGAAGTCCTGCTCAATCTGGGATATGAGGTCAGCGGTTCAGACCTTTCAACCGGATCTGGAGTGACAAGATTGAAGAACCTGGGGGCCACAGTCTTTTCAGGACACCAGGCTGACAACCTAAAGGATGCCCAGGTACTGGTCAAATCCACGGCTGTTGGTGAGGACAACCCCGAGGTGATGGCTGCCAGGGAAAAAAATATTCCGGTCATCCCCAGGGCTGAGATGCTTGCTGAACTGATGCGTTTGAAGACCGGCATTGCTGTTGCCGGAACCCACGGTAAAACCACCACCACTTCATTTCTGGGTACAATATTTAAAGAGGCCGGGGTGGATCCCACCGTGATCATCGGCGGCCGGCTCAACTCTTACGGGAGTAACGCCCTCCCAGGAACTGGAGAGTACTTTATAGCTGAGGCAGACGAGTCCGACGGATCATTTCTTTGCCTTAAGCCCATCATGAACGTAGTGACCAATGTTGACGCTGACCATCTGGATTTCTACCGGGACCTGGATCAGATAAAGGACAGTTTTGTGACCTTTATGAACAGTGTTCCGTTTTACGGGATGAACGTGGTCTGCGGAGATGATCCCGGAGCAGAGTCATTGCTTCCGGCAGTCAACCGCCCGGTCATGACTTACGGGCTGACTGAGGGGAACAATATCCGGGCCGAGATTATAAATACAGTTTCCGGCTCAGAATTTAATGTCTTTGTTGAAGAACGGTTCTGGTCCAAAGTAAAGCTGAGTCATCCGGGTAAACATAATATTCTCAACAGTCTGGCTGCCATTGGCATATCCATTCATTGCGGACTGGACAAAGAGGACATAGTTTCCGGGCTGGCTTCCTTCGGAGGTGTTGGCCGCAGGTTCGAGATCAAGGGCGTCAGGGATCAGATCATGGTGGTTGACGATTACGGTCATCACCCCACTGAGATCAGGGCCACCATTGAAACGGCCAGGCAGTGCTATCCGGACCGGAGGCTGGTGGTTCTGTTTCAGCCGCACCGGTTTTCCAGGACCAGGGCTTTGTTCGGTGATTTCTGCAAAGTCCTGGCTGAAGCTGACGTCCTGCTTTTGACCGAAATATATCCTGCATCTGAAGCGCCTATTCCCGGAGTCAACAGTCAGAGCCTGGCCCAGGGAATCAAACAGATCAGCAGGACCAGGGTCAGCTTTTTTGAAGACCTGGACGAAGCAGGAGCTGGTTTAAAGGATGTGTTAAGGCCCGGGGATCTGTTCATTACCATGGGTGCAGGAACTGTCTGGAAAGTTGGAGAAAGTTTTTTAGGAAAGCGATGA